Proteins from one Streptomyces genisteinicus genomic window:
- a CDS encoding excalibur calcium-binding domain-containing protein encodes MVFLIGLAAGPDGEAATDNAASSKAAPAPTVTATVTATADAPAPAATETVTATPEPAPEVTVTATRTVRVTVAPAGGGGGDDDGSGGSGSGGGAVSYANCTAVRAAGADPIRAGDPGYGRHLDRDGDGVGCE; translated from the coding sequence GTGGTGTTCCTCATCGGCCTGGCCGCCGGACCGGACGGCGAGGCGGCCACGGACAACGCGGCCAGCAGCAAGGCCGCACCCGCTCCGACGGTGACGGCGACGGTCACCGCCACCGCGGACGCACCGGCGCCCGCCGCGACGGAGACGGTCACGGCCACGCCGGAGCCGGCTCCGGAGGTGACCGTGACGGCGACGCGGACCGTGCGGGTCACGGTCGCCCCCGCCGGGGGCGGCGGGGGCGACGACGACGGCAGCGGCGGCTCGGGGTCGGGCGGCGGGGCCGTCTCGTACGCGAACTGCACCGCGGTGCGCGCCGCCGGCGCCGATCCGATCCGGGCGGGGGACCCGGGGTACGGCAGGCACCTGGACCGCGACGGCGACGGGGTCGGCTGCGAGTAG
- a CDS encoding SDR family oxidoreductase, with the protein MKFAVLGGTGLIGSQVVKNLGAAGHEAVPHSPSTGVDLISGAGVAEAVTGADVVVNLTNSPTFDDASPAFFRTSMENLLDASARAGVGHAVVLSIVGVDQVPELSYYRAKTLQEDLLKAGPIPYSIVRATQFMEFVDAVLSWTADGDTVRLPRTPIQPIAAADVAAAVTEVAAGAPLNGVLDVGGPDVYPLDDLGRLTLSAKGDKRSVVTDDSAGMFAAVRGDVLTTRDGARIAATRYTDWLA; encoded by the coding sequence ATGAAGTTCGCCGTCCTCGGTGGAACCGGACTCATCGGCTCACAGGTCGTGAAGAACCTCGGCGCGGCCGGTCACGAGGCCGTGCCGCACTCCCCCTCCACGGGCGTGGATCTCATCAGCGGGGCGGGGGTGGCGGAGGCCGTCACGGGCGCCGACGTCGTCGTCAACCTCACCAACTCCCCCACCTTCGACGACGCCTCCCCCGCGTTCTTCCGCACCTCGATGGAGAACCTTCTCGACGCGAGCGCGCGGGCGGGCGTCGGGCACGCCGTCGTGCTCTCCATCGTCGGGGTGGACCAGGTCCCCGAGCTGTCCTACTACCGGGCGAAGACGCTCCAGGAGGACCTGCTCAAGGCCGGCCCCATCCCGTACTCGATCGTCCGCGCCACGCAGTTCATGGAGTTCGTCGACGCCGTGCTGTCCTGGACCGCCGACGGCGACACCGTCCGCCTGCCGCGCACCCCCATCCAGCCGATCGCCGCGGCCGACGTCGCCGCGGCCGTCACCGAGGTCGCCGCGGGCGCTCCGCTGAACGGCGTCCTCGACGTGGGCGGCCCGGACGTCTACCCCCTCGACGACCTCGGCCGCCTCACCCTCTCCGCCAAGGGCGACAAGCGCTCCGTCGTGACGGACGACTCCGCGGGCATGTTCGCCGCCGTGCGCGGCGACGTGCTGACCACCCGGGACGGCGCCCGCATCGCGGCCACCCGCTACACCGACTGGCTCGCCTGA
- a CDS encoding SAM-dependent methyltransferase produces MSDHDPQLAAADIRARIDTSKPHSARFWNYFVGGKDNYQVDRDTGEQIKDIFPGLVDVARTSRQFLGRAVRHLAGEQGVRQFLDIGTGLPTADNTHEVAQRTAPDSRIVYVDNDPMVLAHARALLTSTPEGKTAYLDADLYSPDDILKAAADTLDFSQPVALIILNTLGHVADHEEARRLVSRLMAGLPSGSYLVISDSTATSDGMIAASNAYNESGAIPYHVRPVEQIAGFFDGLEIVEPGVVPVTEWRADADSAYDGPAVDAYGAVARKP; encoded by the coding sequence GTGTCAGACCACGACCCCCAGCTTGCCGCCGCCGACATACGTGCCCGCATCGACACGAGCAAGCCGCACTCGGCCCGCTTCTGGAACTACTTCGTCGGCGGCAAGGACAACTACCAGGTCGACCGCGACACCGGCGAGCAGATCAAGGACATCTTCCCCGGTCTCGTCGACGTGGCCCGCACCAGCCGTCAGTTCCTGGGCCGGGCCGTCCGCCATCTCGCGGGCGAGCAGGGCGTGCGCCAGTTCCTGGACATCGGGACCGGGCTGCCCACGGCCGACAACACCCACGAGGTGGCGCAGCGCACGGCCCCGGACTCGCGGATCGTGTACGTCGACAACGACCCGATGGTCCTCGCGCACGCGCGGGCGCTGCTGACCAGCACGCCCGAGGGGAAGACGGCGTACCTGGACGCCGACCTCTACTCGCCCGACGACATCCTGAAGGCGGCCGCGGACACCCTGGACTTCTCCCAGCCGGTCGCCCTGATCATCCTCAACACCCTGGGCCACGTGGCCGACCACGAGGAGGCCCGTCGCCTGGTCTCCCGTCTGATGGCGGGCCTGCCGTCGGGCAGCTACCTGGTGATCAGCGACTCCACGGCCACCAGCGACGGCATGATCGCGGCGTCGAACGCGTACAACGAGAGCGGCGCGATCCCGTACCACGTGCGTCCCGTGGAGCAGATCGCCGGCTTTTTCGACGGTCTGGAGATCGTCGAGCCGGGCGTCGTCCCCGTGACCGAGTGGCGTGCGGACGCCGACTCCGCCTACGACGGCCCGGCGGTGGACGCCTACGGCGCCGTCGCGCGCAAGCCGTAG
- a CDS encoding FG-GAP repeat domain-containing protein: protein MISARTAPRGVSAAITTVLAVTLGAGALAAPAAASPLPAAAPAEAGTRQAPVPYPVNGYFHAAGETGFLTGRPYSGQEFRWTRFADGSTTTVNASVVDSTGTDVIMSGLGRTLRRSLVVTLHDMADGGRTVTIDLGPLNGVYVRAVSRDTVLAEFTKPDGSVELRLVTRTGDTVTQRTIDGIPPGASNITATPVRDGSVLVDYYLKSAGTPADWRTQFAVVDLAAAEVVSTHETEAYGSTLGEYSALSATHLAWAAEGGTYHTVDRATGTESVTDFELWEGERMAVALLDSWTMYGQASTLEGNGTGDTRKLVPFTAKSQASGETVELLDYVNTVRPGAGNTLFARGGTVAQGEGLYRIALGADGRPAAELVASTGQPTRLVHHGPQIMHTVDVTSPIPLKWKLSRENADVDLTIRHRATGESFRKTLHLYSESAGSEYYYGDGVFGITWAQIAAESQMGRDAEPGEYEWSFTARPQNGVGPDVEATGTFAAARGLSTHHDLDWNGSPDLLARDAQGVLWKQSTSYDSARKSLVAPHGPDRIGGGWQVYDRIETVGGVGTGSADFVARDTSGVLWFYDVTGNGYRATFAARKSLGGGWNTYDRITGGSDLNRDGKADLVAADKAGALWLHPGTGNTAAPFAKRQKIGTGGWDAYNQITATGNIGGDLPGDLVARDKAGVLWLYLGRGDGTFAARKQIGGGWQAYTDTIGIGDANRDGRPDLYAYGPGNTGWFYAGTGNWRAPFAPRATSPALTGNPAYNHVS, encoded by the coding sequence TTGATTTCCGCACGCACCGCCCCTCGCGGGGTCTCCGCTGCGATCACCACCGTCCTCGCTGTCACGCTCGGCGCGGGCGCCCTCGCCGCCCCGGCCGCCGCATCGCCCCTGCCCGCCGCCGCCCCGGCCGAGGCGGGCACCCGCCAGGCCCCCGTCCCGTACCCGGTGAACGGCTACTTCCACGCGGCCGGGGAGACCGGGTTCCTGACCGGCAGGCCGTACAGCGGCCAGGAGTTCCGGTGGACCCGGTTCGCCGACGGCTCGACGACCACCGTCAACGCCTCCGTCGTCGACTCCACCGGCACCGACGTCATCATGTCCGGGCTGGGACGGACCCTCCGCCGCTCCCTGGTCGTCACGCTCCACGACATGGCCGACGGCGGCAGGACCGTCACCATCGACCTCGGGCCGCTGAACGGCGTCTACGTACGGGCCGTTTCCCGGGACACCGTCCTGGCGGAGTTCACGAAGCCGGACGGTTCCGTCGAGCTGCGGCTCGTCACCCGCACCGGCGACACCGTCACGCAGCGGACGATCGACGGCATCCCGCCCGGGGCGTCCAACATCACCGCCACCCCCGTGCGCGACGGCTCGGTCCTCGTCGACTACTACCTGAAGAGCGCGGGCACCCCCGCGGACTGGCGGACGCAGTTCGCCGTGGTGGACCTCGCCGCCGCCGAGGTGGTCTCGACCCACGAGACCGAGGCGTACGGCAGCACCCTCGGCGAGTACAGCGCGCTCTCCGCCACCCACCTGGCCTGGGCGGCCGAAGGCGGGACGTACCACACCGTGGACCGCGCCACCGGCACCGAGTCCGTCACCGACTTCGAGCTCTGGGAGGGCGAGCGCATGGCGGTCGCCCTGCTGGACTCCTGGACGATGTACGGCCAGGCATCCACCCTCGAGGGGAACGGCACGGGCGACACGCGCAAGCTGGTCCCCTTCACGGCGAAGTCCCAGGCGTCCGGCGAGACCGTCGAGCTCCTCGACTACGTCAACACGGTCAGACCGGGCGCCGGCAACACGCTGTTCGCGCGCGGCGGCACCGTGGCACAGGGCGAGGGCCTCTACCGGATCGCCCTCGGCGCGGACGGCAGGCCGGCCGCCGAACTGGTCGCCTCCACCGGGCAGCCGACACGGCTCGTCCACCACGGCCCGCAGATCATGCACACCGTCGACGTCACCTCCCCGATCCCGCTGAAGTGGAAGCTCTCCCGGGAGAACGCGGACGTCGACCTGACGATCAGGCACCGTGCCACCGGCGAGTCCTTCCGGAAGACACTGCACCTGTACAGCGAGTCCGCCGGCAGCGAGTACTACTACGGCGACGGGGTCTTCGGCATCACCTGGGCGCAGATCGCCGCCGAGTCCCAGATGGGACGGGACGCCGAACCCGGCGAGTACGAGTGGTCGTTCACGGCCCGCCCGCAGAACGGCGTCGGTCCCGACGTGGAAGCCACCGGCACCTTCGCGGCGGCCAGGGGCCTGTCCACCCACCACGACCTCGACTGGAACGGCAGCCCCGACCTGCTGGCCCGTGACGCCCAGGGCGTGCTGTGGAAGCAGTCCACCTCGTACGACTCCGCGCGCAAATCGCTCGTGGCGCCCCACGGGCCCGACCGGATCGGCGGCGGCTGGCAGGTCTACGACCGGATCGAGACCGTCGGCGGCGTCGGCACCGGTTCCGCCGACTTCGTCGCCCGGGACACGAGCGGCGTCCTCTGGTTCTACGACGTGACCGGCAACGGCTACCGGGCGACGTTCGCGGCCCGCAAGTCCCTGGGCGGCGGCTGGAACACGTACGACCGGATCACCGGCGGCAGCGACCTCAACCGCGACGGCAAGGCCGACCTGGTGGCCGCCGACAAGGCCGGCGCCCTCTGGCTCCACCCCGGCACCGGGAACACCGCCGCCCCGTTCGCCAAGCGGCAGAAGATCGGCACCGGCGGCTGGGACGCGTACAACCAGATCACCGCCACGGGCAACATCGGCGGCGACCTGCCCGGTGACCTCGTCGCACGCGACAAGGCGGGGGTGCTCTGGCTCTACCTCGGCAGGGGCGACGGCACGTTCGCCGCCCGCAAGCAGATCGGCGGCGGCTGGCAGGCCTACACGGACACCATCGGCATCGGCGACGCCAACCGCGACGGCCGGCCCGACCTGTACGCGTACGGCCCCGGCAACACCGGCTGGTTCTACGCGGGAACGGGCAACTGGCGAGCCCCCTTCGCCCCCCGCGCCACCAGCCCGGCCCTGACCGGCAACCCGGCGTACAACCACGTCTCCTGA
- a CDS encoding helix-turn-helix domain-containing protein, whose amino-acid sequence MSTDFQTGRQALGARLRELREDAGLTGKDLAERLGWQRSKVSRLETGKQTASAVDLESWADAVGVPEQAPDLRSRLRGLESQQRSWRRQLAAGHRPVQERYVVEYQGAANARGYEATVIPGLFQTAEYARHLLAQGAELMRSPRDTDAAVAARMRRQEVLYEPGRLYRVLVWEGALHVLICPPAVMAGQLDRLVSLIGTSTVEFGIVPFGRQMPLTAKHGFWIFGGDKVVVETINTELTYDSAEDVDLYGRVWEQLHDAAVHGPQAHRLIARARAGLAG is encoded by the coding sequence GTGAGCACGGACTTCCAGACAGGCAGGCAGGCCCTCGGCGCACGGCTTCGCGAGCTGCGCGAGGACGCAGGCCTGACCGGGAAGGACCTGGCCGAACGGCTGGGCTGGCAGCGCTCCAAGGTCAGCAGACTGGAGACGGGGAAGCAGACGGCGTCCGCTGTGGACCTCGAGTCCTGGGCGGACGCCGTCGGCGTACCCGAGCAGGCTCCGGACCTCCGCTCCCGTCTGCGCGGCCTGGAGTCCCAGCAGCGTTCGTGGCGCCGACAGCTCGCCGCCGGGCACCGGCCCGTGCAGGAGCGGTACGTCGTCGAGTACCAGGGTGCCGCGAACGCGCGAGGCTACGAGGCCACGGTGATCCCCGGCCTGTTCCAGACGGCCGAGTACGCCCGGCACCTGCTTGCCCAGGGTGCCGAGCTGATGCGCTCGCCCCGGGACACGGACGCCGCCGTCGCCGCGCGGATGCGCCGGCAGGAAGTGCTGTACGAACCCGGACGCCTGTACCGGGTGCTCGTGTGGGAAGGCGCGCTGCACGTCCTGATCTGCCCGCCCGCCGTCATGGCCGGGCAGCTGGACCGGCTGGTGAGCCTGATCGGGACGAGCACGGTGGAGTTCGGGATCGTGCCGTTCGGGCGGCAGATGCCCCTGACGGCGAAGCACGGGTTCTGGATCTTCGGCGGGGACAAGGTCGTCGTCGAGACCATCAACACCGAGCTGACCTACGACAGCGCCGAGGACGTCGACCTGTACGGCCGGGTCTGGGAGCAGCTGCACGACGCCGCCGTGCACGGGCCGCAGGCGCACCGGCTGATCGCGAGGGCGCGGGCCGGCTTGGCCGGTTGA
- a CDS encoding DUF4097 family beta strand repeat-containing protein, whose amino-acid sequence MRYVSGGRRRVGRVGVAVGGVVLVAGAVGGCGSSGAEDAPVESRAFPFSGTSLTIASDNSALEIVAADVRDVEVTRQVDGWVVFGNGPEKSWRLEDGKLALKVRCEGLVSNCGGRHTVRVPKGVAVTVEDDNGGVTASGFTTALKITSDNGKVEVRDSSGPLDLYTDNGGVVTERVTSTTVKAGSDNGAVRLRLDAVPERVEAVSDNGGVEIGLPGAGAPYAVTARSDNGDVDVSVPRDDASDRVVSARSDNGKVVVRTAN is encoded by the coding sequence ATGCGCTACGTGTCGGGTGGGCGTCGTCGGGTGGGGCGGGTCGGGGTCGCCGTGGGCGGGGTCGTGCTGGTCGCGGGGGCGGTGGGCGGGTGCGGGAGCAGCGGGGCGGAGGACGCCCCCGTGGAGAGCAGGGCCTTCCCGTTCAGCGGGACGTCGCTAACGATCGCGTCCGACAACAGTGCGCTGGAGATCGTCGCGGCGGATGTCCGGGACGTCGAGGTCACGCGGCAGGTGGACGGCTGGGTGGTCTTCGGGAACGGGCCCGAGAAGTCCTGGCGGCTGGAGGACGGGAAGCTCGCGCTGAAGGTCCGTTGCGAGGGTCTGGTGAGCAACTGCGGGGGCCGTCACACGGTCAGGGTGCCGAAGGGCGTCGCGGTGACGGTCGAGGACGACAACGGCGGCGTGACGGCGAGCGGCTTCACCACGGCGCTGAAGATCACCTCGGACAACGGGAAGGTGGAGGTTCGGGACTCCAGCGGCCCGCTCGACCTCTACACCGACAACGGCGGGGTGGTCACCGAGCGTGTCACCTCGACGACCGTGAAGGCCGGGTCCGACAACGGGGCGGTCCGGTTGCGGCTGGACGCGGTGCCCGAGCGGGTGGAGGCGGTCAGCGACAACGGCGGGGTGGAGATCGGCCTTCCGGGCGCCGGTGCGCCGTACGCGGTGACCGCGAGGAGCGACAACGGGGACGTCGACGTGTCCGTTCCCAGGGACGACGCCAGCGACCGTGTGGTGTCCGCCCGCAGCGACAACGGCAAAGTGGTGGTGCGTACCGCGAACTAA
- a CDS encoding sulfite exporter TauE/SafE family protein, translating to MTWADGLLGFAAGLLISVVTAPVGVSGAVFLLPVQVSLLGVPSPAVTPTNLLYNVVAGPGALLRHRGSGQLRGPLTRLLVAGAVPGVVAGAAVRVYAVPGPVVFRLFVAALLLPLGVWLCARTLRPARPAVAPTTPAGRPPSGSGGEPSPRATTFLAAAVGVVGGIYGIGGGSLLGPLLVGRGMPVARVAPAALACTFVTSVVGAAAYALLALTTPGSVAPDWFLGVACGLGGLAGGYLGARLQPRLPETGLRLLLGVMAVGTGLLYAVQALR from the coding sequence ATGACGTGGGCGGACGGACTGCTCGGCTTCGCGGCCGGGCTGCTGATCTCTGTCGTCACCGCGCCCGTCGGGGTGTCCGGAGCGGTGTTCCTGCTGCCCGTGCAGGTCAGCCTGCTCGGTGTCCCCAGCCCCGCGGTCACCCCGACCAACCTCCTCTACAACGTGGTCGCCGGCCCCGGGGCACTGCTGCGGCACCGGGGGAGCGGGCAGTTGCGCGGCCCGCTCACCAGGCTGCTCGTCGCCGGCGCCGTGCCCGGTGTCGTCGCGGGAGCCGCGGTACGGGTGTACGCGGTGCCGGGACCGGTGGTGTTCCGCCTGTTCGTGGCGGCGCTGCTGCTGCCGCTGGGCGTCTGGCTCTGCGCCCGCACCCTGCGCCCCGCCCGTCCCGCCGTCGCGCCGACGACGCCCGCCGGGCGCCCGCCGTCCGGCAGCGGCGGAGAGCCGTCGCCCCGGGCCACGACCTTCCTCGCCGCGGCCGTCGGCGTCGTCGGCGGGATCTACGGGATCGGCGGCGGCTCCCTGCTCGGCCCGCTGCTGGTGGGACGCGGCATGCCGGTCGCCCGTGTCGCCCCGGCCGCCCTCGCCTGCACCTTCGTCACCTCCGTCGTCGGCGCCGCCGCCTACGCCCTGCTCGCCCTCACCACCCCGGGCTCCGTGGCACCCGACTGGTTCCTCGGCGTGGCCTGCGGGCTCGGCGGACTCGCCGGCGGGTACCTCGGCGCACGCCTCCAGCCCCGGCTGCCCGAGACCGGACTCCGGCTCCTGCTGGGGGTGATGGCCGTCGGCACCGGGCTGCTGTACGCCGTGCAGGCCCTGCGGTGA
- a CDS encoding precorrin-3B C(17)-methyltransferase, whose protein sequence is MPLPRVASAALALVLLGLTVSGCADPASEPRASGPGPAVRGSGEPKGFCPLPEEQPAAPSPCITFDWNQRQKENHGYREPVPITEEQRRDAAPRAEALAAVLKRLAGTGTTQDGLRAAAAGALGLPEERIELRVHSFDPLRDALVGGGEGKVCVNGGVGSTGTASAEVIGRTKDGTCLPGLGGH, encoded by the coding sequence ATGCCGCTTCCGCGTGTCGCATCCGCCGCACTCGCCCTCGTCCTGCTCGGCCTCACGGTGTCGGGCTGCGCCGACCCGGCGTCGGAGCCCCGCGCGTCCGGGCCCGGACCGGCCGTCCGGGGCTCCGGTGAACCGAAGGGCTTCTGCCCGCTCCCCGAGGAGCAGCCGGCCGCGCCGTCCCCGTGCATCACCTTCGACTGGAACCAGCGGCAGAAGGAGAACCACGGCTACCGCGAACCGGTGCCGATCACCGAGGAGCAGCGGCGGGACGCCGCGCCCCGGGCGGAGGCGCTCGCCGCCGTCCTGAAGCGGCTCGCCGGCACCGGCACCACCCAGGACGGCCTGCGCGCCGCGGCCGCCGGCGCCCTGGGGCTCCCCGAGGAGCGGATCGAACTGCGGGTGCACAGCTTCGACCCGCTCCGTGACGCCCTGGTGGGCGGCGGCGAGGGAAAGGTGTGCGTCAACGGCGGCGTCGGCAGCACGGGCACCGCGTCCGCCGAGGTGATCGGACGCACCAAGGACGGCACCTGCCTGCCCGGACTCGGCGGGCACTGA
- a CDS encoding DUF6879 family protein, protein MPALVPFEEITHLFADFQHTAFRLETRHGYATDRAGARFQAFLRGTHPAPEPDHPWNVNVREKTAAGARFTRVRLVDDPPTDGQRFLMATAAGNTEAGESIRVLGRAAARGLGLPDFDFWLFDSRTLVRMHIDEDDVTVGVEVVDDHEQVLAACRARDAAWSAAVPTDLVWTRVRSTV, encoded by the coding sequence GTGCCCGCCCTGGTCCCCTTCGAGGAGATCACCCACCTGTTCGCCGACTTCCAGCACACCGCGTTCCGGCTGGAGACTCGCCACGGCTACGCAACCGACCGGGCAGGCGCCCGGTTCCAGGCGTTCCTCCGCGGCACCCACCCCGCCCCGGAACCGGATCACCCGTGGAACGTGAACGTGCGCGAGAAGACAGCGGCCGGCGCCCGGTTCACCCGCGTCCGCCTCGTCGACGACCCACCCACCGACGGGCAGCGGTTCCTCATGGCCACCGCAGCGGGGAACACCGAGGCGGGCGAGAGCATCCGCGTCCTCGGCCGCGCGGCCGCCCGCGGGCTGGGCCTGCCCGACTTCGACTTCTGGCTCTTCGACTCCCGCACCCTCGTGCGCATGCACATCGACGAGGACGACGTCACGGTCGGAGTCGAGGTCGTCGACGACCACGAGCAGGTGCTCGCCGCCTGCCGCGCCCGAGATGCAGCCTGGTCCGCCGCAGTCCCCACTGACCTGGTCTGGACGCGGGTACGGTCCACCGTGTGA
- a CDS encoding dehydrogenase, whose translation MTSDQPPLCPSCAEPMRFGGFALCRREEDGKRVCRGVWGCPARHVWWQWADRPGDVPEPCPHPELLGW comes from the coding sequence GTGACCTCAGATCAGCCGCCCCTGTGCCCCTCGTGTGCCGAGCCGATGCGGTTCGGCGGCTTCGCGCTGTGCCGGCGGGAGGAGGACGGCAAGCGCGTCTGCCGCGGTGTGTGGGGGTGCCCCGCCCGCCATGTCTGGTGGCAGTGGGCCGACCGGCCGGGCGACGTCCCGGAGCCCTGTCCGCACCCCGAACTCCTGGGCTGGTGA
- a CDS encoding PH domain-containing protein: MALFGNAHTVNPGQAQQDYARLLGHGEQVQAAYQLIRDTIIFTDRRLLLVDKQGITGRKTEYHSIPYRSITHFAVETAGTFDLDAELKIWISGMPAPVEKTFTKGVDIYEVQGILTQFVAR, from the coding sequence ATGGCACTCTTCGGCAACGCACACACCGTCAACCCGGGCCAGGCGCAGCAGGACTACGCGCGGCTGCTCGGGCACGGCGAACAGGTGCAGGCCGCGTACCAGTTGATCCGGGACACCATCATCTTCACCGACCGGCGGCTGCTGCTCGTCGACAAGCAGGGGATCACCGGCCGCAAGACGGAGTACCACTCGATCCCGTACCGCAGCATCACGCACTTCGCCGTGGAGACGGCGGGGACCTTCGACCTCGACGCCGAGCTCAAGATCTGGATATCCGGCATGCCGGCGCCGGTGGAGAAGACCTTCACCAAGGGGGTCGACATCTACGAGGTGCAGGGCATCCTGACGCAGTTCGTGGCGCGCTGA